The following coding sequences lie in one Listeria ivanovii subsp. londoniensis genomic window:
- the ruvA gene encoding Holliday junction branch migration protein RuvA yields the protein MYDYIKGIITTITPEYIVVETGQIGYQIITGNPFSFQRLEGTETQVFLYQHVREDNISLFGFQSTEERYLFKKLLSVSGIGPKSALAIIASGDVVPLITAIESEDDVYLTKFPSVGKKTARQIILDLKGKLADVVTSDIVYNTPENDIVSGLAPALEEAVLALEALGYSSRELKKVIPKLVKEEDLTSDAYIKLALKLMTK from the coding sequence TTGTACGATTACATAAAAGGAATTATAACTACGATTACACCAGAATATATTGTTGTTGAAACTGGACAAATTGGTTATCAAATCATTACAGGAAACCCGTTTTCCTTTCAGCGCTTAGAAGGAACAGAGACACAAGTGTTTTTATATCAACATGTTCGGGAAGACAATATTTCGCTTTTTGGATTTCAATCAACAGAAGAACGTTATTTATTTAAAAAATTACTAAGTGTTTCTGGAATTGGACCAAAGAGCGCGCTTGCTATTATTGCCTCTGGGGATGTTGTGCCTTTAATTACCGCAATTGAGTCAGAAGATGATGTCTATTTGACAAAATTTCCAAGTGTAGGCAAAAAAACGGCACGCCAAATTATCCTTGATTTAAAAGGAAAATTAGCGGATGTAGTAACAAGTGACATCGTTTATAATACACCAGAAAATGATATCGTCAGTGGGCTTGCACCAGCACTAGAAGAAGCAGTTTTAGCTTTAGAAGCACTTGGTTATAGCTCGAGAGAATTAAAAAAAGTAATACCAAAATTAGTTAAAGAAGAAGACTTAACGAGTGATGCCTATATCAAGTTAGCACTCAAATTAATGACAAAATAG
- a CDS encoding L-lactate dehydrogenase, translated as MKSRKVMIIGAGNVGSAAAHAFVNQKFIEELILVDLNKERVEGNRKDLADAAAFMPGKMNISVREARDCSDVDIAVITVTAGPLREGQTRLDELKSTSRIVGSIIPEMMKGGFKGIFLIATNPCDIITYQVWKLSGLPKERVLGTGVWLDTTRLRRLLAEKLDIAAQSIDAFILGEHGDSQFPVWSHSSIYGKPVNEYSMEKLGHSLDLKQIGEIARDTGFEIYHQKGCTEYGIAGTIVEICRHIFSGSQRALTVSCILDGEYGQSDLAIGVPAVLSQDGVKEIISLKLNAEEQEAFNHSIEVIKENIQSL; from the coding sequence ATGAAATCACGTAAGGTTATGATTATTGGAGCAGGTAATGTAGGTTCAGCAGCCGCACATGCCTTTGTAAACCAAAAATTTATTGAAGAATTAATTCTAGTGGATTTAAATAAAGAGCGTGTCGAAGGAAACAGGAAAGATTTAGCAGATGCAGCAGCGTTTATGCCTGGGAAAATGAATATTTCTGTTCGTGAGGCAAGGGACTGCTCAGATGTAGATATTGCCGTTATCACAGTAACAGCAGGGCCACTTAGGGAAGGACAAACAAGATTGGATGAATTGAAGAGCACTTCCAGAATAGTTGGTAGTATCATTCCCGAAATGATGAAAGGTGGCTTTAAAGGAATTTTCCTAATTGCAACGAATCCATGCGATATTATTACGTATCAAGTATGGAAACTTTCAGGACTACCAAAAGAGCGAGTGCTTGGAACGGGAGTTTGGCTCGATACAACGAGATTGCGCCGTTTATTAGCAGAGAAATTGGATATCGCTGCGCAAAGTATTGATGCGTTTATTCTTGGAGAACATGGGGATTCCCAATTTCCAGTTTGGTCACATTCATCCATTTATGGGAAGCCTGTAAATGAATATAGTATGGAAAAGCTTGGACATTCCCTTGATTTAAAACAAATTGGTGAGATTGCTCGTGATACCGGTTTCGAAATTTATCATCAAAAAGGCTGTACCGAGTATGGAATTGCTGGAACAATTGTGGAAATCTGTCGTCATATATTCAGCGGTAGCCAGCGCGCATTAACTGTATCTTGTATTCTTGACGGTGAATACGGCCAAAGTGATCTTGCGATTGGTGTGCCAGCTGTATTGAGTCAGGATGGCGTAAAAGAAATTATCTCTCTAAAACTAAACGCCGAAGAGCAAGAAGCATTTAATCATTCTATTGAGGTTATTAAAGAAAATATTCAATCGTTATAA